TGCCGCCAGAACTACCCCAGGCTCATGCCATTTTGAACCCAAAACTCTTGCCCGCAACTTCACCTTATCGGGGATTAGCTGGGGTGGGGGTAGCCTATGTCCTAGCACTGGAACTGGCGAAAAAGTTACAGAAAAAGCGTCAATTAGAAGTGCCACTGTTGGAACTCTTTACCTTGGGCACGATCGCCGATCTGGCGCCGTTGACAGGGGTTAACCGTTGCTGGGTAAAACAGGGTCTGAAGTTACTGCCCAATTCGCAGCTAGTGGGCATTCAAGCCTTGATTAATCAATCCGGTATTCACATTAACACAAATGGGTCAGAGCACGATTATCTGAATGGCAATGATCAGGGGGATACCGTTAATAATAATCGTCGTGCAAATCCCCATCCTCATCAAAACTCGGCTTCCCTTAAACCAGAGGATATTGGCTTTCGCTTGGGTCCCCGCATCAATGCTGTGGGGCGGATTGGGGAGCCGCCGATCGTGATTGAATTACTCACAACTGATGATCCAGAAATTGCCGCAGCGCGGGCGGCTGAATGTGAAGCCATTAACCAGCGACGGAAGGATCTTTGTGCTCAATATGAAGCCGAAGCGATTGCGTGGGTAGAAACCCAGGATTTAGGACGTCTTTATCAACAGGAACGGGTACTGGTGGTTGTTCGACCGGGCTGGCATCATGGGGTGATTGGGATTGTGGCTTCCCGCCTAGTAGAGCGTTATGGGGTGCCCGTATTTATTGGCACCTACGAGGGTGAGAATGACGAAATGGTGCGGGGGTCAGCTCGTAGTATTCCTGAATTTCATGTGTTTGAAGCCTTAGAATTTTGCAAAGATCTCACGGAAAAGCACGGGGGGCATCAAGCAGCCGGTGGATTTAGTCTGAAGGCGAGTCATTTACCCGCTTTTCGCCAGCGATTACAAACTTTCGCCTGTCAATGCTTACAACCAGAACACCTGAAGCCCCTAATTGCGATCGATGCCCAGGCAAATTTTGCCGACTTGACGGTTGACTTGGCCACACAAATTGATCGGTTACATCCCTGTGGTATCGATAATCCTGAACCCCTCTTTTGGACACCGAATGTTCAGGTCCTAGAGCAACGTTTAGTGGGACAAGGCCAGAATCATCTCCAACTGACCCTAGCTCAAGTGGCAACCGACACAACCACTCCCGATAGGCAGTTACCGGGCTTAGTACCGCTCAAGGCGATCGCCTGGCGCTGGGGGGACTTTTTCCCCTTGCCTAAGCAGGTGGATATTGCCTATCGTATCGGCTTAAATTATTGGAATAACCAAACAACAGTAAAATTGGAATTAATTGGGGTACGCTTGCCTAACTCTGTGCCCAAAACCACCAGTACCTCAATGCATAGCCCCGCGAATCCCCTACTCTCGATGTCAACGGATACCCCGACAGATGCACCAGTTGATTTCTACTACCGCGATCGTCACTATCGTTGTCGGATTATAAAGCAAGATACGGGCCAAGAATTGCGAATTCGTAATCAGCAAGGTCATGTTCTAAGTATTATCAAAGGGCAAAAGATTGGGTATTTAACCACCAGCAGTCACGATTGTCAAGAAGTTGATGTCTCACAACCCTTTTTCTTTCACCTGATTAAGGCTGCAAAACAAGCCTTACAAATGAAAAATCGTCTCTAGATCTTCGGGAAAGTACAGCCTCTACCTAATTTCTAATTTACTTAGTACACAGGCTCTTCTGGGATTTTGGGGTAAACAGTATCAGCAACTACAAATAAACGATCGGAAACGTTGAGTTTATGGTGGGGGCGCTACGCGCCCCCACCATAAACTCAGGAGAGCCAGTACACAGTTAAGGCTTGGATCTCGATCCGACCGATAGCCCTCATCTCCCAACCCCTTCTCCCAAGTGGGGAAAAGGAAACCCTCACCCTATAGTCATTGCAATTTAGGCTGAAACAGCCCCCTTACCCCCAACCCCTCTCCCACAGGGGGAGAGGGGCTTAGACATCTCTTTCTAATCTGAAATCACTATAAAGTCCCTTCGCCCCTGGTGGGAGAAGGGATTTAGGGATGAGGGGAAAAGATTGGTCAGTCCACCAGAGTGGGAGTGCTTAATGCCTCTACCATAAACTCAGCATTTGCGATCGTTTATTTGTAGCTGCTGATACTGCTTACCCCAAAATCCCAGAAGAACCAAGATTGTCAAGAATCCGGGACTTGTCGGAAGGGGAGATCCCGATTGATTGCGTCAATTTCCTGTTGCTCCATCCCATTAATTTCATGAATATAGGCTTTGAGAATTTGCTGCATCCGATTGTGATAAAAGCGATGCAAACTGTAGTTGGGAGTTGCCAGGAAACCACGGCGTTTTTTATGCTGGCCTCCTGCACCAGGATCAAAAAGCTGAATACCGTTGCTAATCGCCCAATCAATGGGTGTGTAGTAACAGGCGTCAAAATGCAGACAATCAATTTCCCGATCGCTCCCCCAATACCGACCATACAAGCGATCGCCCTTGGTAATACAAAAAGACATCCCAATGACATGATGTGGATCAGTCTCTTCTGAGGCTACAACCAGTAAGACGCGATCGCGGTAATTGGGATAGAGTTGTTCAAAAAAATGACGCGTGAGATATTTACTCCCCCACATAAACTTGTCACAAGTATTGCTATAGAAATGATAAATTTTTGGGAAAAGGGCATGGGAGATTTGCTCACCTAGCAGCGTTTTTATTTGAAGTCCTGCTTGTGCAACTGCTTTGCGTTCGCGTTTGATATTACGACGTTGATTAGCATTGAAACTATGTAAATAGTCATCAAAAGTTTCATAGCCCTGATTCTGCCAGATATAACTATAATGTAACCAGGGTAAACAACCGGCTTGTTCAGCGAAGGGTTGCCAGTCCGGATCGACGAATAAAAAATTACAACTACTGATCTGGTTGCGATCGCAAAAATGATCAATCTCGTTCAACATCAGGGCTGTTAATTCAGCTTCATCCTCACTTGGAGCGATTAAGAACCGATAGCCGATCGCCGGGGTGAAGGGGGTCATCCCTAAAAGTTTGGGATAGTATTGAATACCTAAGCGATAGGCCAGATCGGCCCACTGGTGATCAAAGACGAATTCCCCATAACTATGGCCCTTAAGGTACAGAGGCGCGGCGGCGACCAGGGTGCGATCGCGCCAAACAGTTAGATGGTTGGGTAACCAACCTGTCCGCGCCGTGGCACTACCAGAAGTTTCGAGATTATTCAACCATTGCCACTCCAGAAATGGGGTTGGAAGGGGTATGGCTAGGGCATCCCAAGCAGATTGAGGGATCTCAGCCATCCGGTTAACCCAGGTAAAACGATAGTCAGGATGGGGAGGTTTACGCAGCATAGTTTCTGCCAAACTGAATTGCAGAGTCTCTGCCGATGGCCGAATGCCACCAGGGCAAGTTCAATTGTTAAGCTGACCTCACTGTCAGTTCGCAAGCAACAACATAGGTGCATTAGAAACAGAGGAGGTGCAAACAGAGCGAGGGACGTTGGGCATGGCCGGCCTAACCACAGCGGTGGTCATAATACGAGAGCATGTCAACGAATCGGATTATGGACCGTTACTAATTTGGTCCCATCGGGGAAGGTCGCTTCCACCTGCACTTCAGGCAGCATTTCCGCAATCCCATCCATGACGTCATCCTTGGTCAGGAGGGTGGTGCCATAGCTCATCAGTTCGGCGACCGATCGCCCCTCCCGTGCCCCTTCCAGGATTGCTGCCGATAGGTAGGCCACTGCCTCTGGATAGTTCAGCTTCAACCCGCGCGCTTTCCGCCGCTCCGCCAGCAGGCCAGCGGTAAAAATGAGTAATTTATCCTTTTCCTGGGGAGTTAGTTGCATCTGGATGTCTCCTGTTTACTGCTGCGGTACAGTCTACAAGGGAAGTGAGGCTAACAACGCTTGCCTTCCGGATTGTGTCGGATCACCTTGATGGGATCAAGTCAAGCATGACCTATCCCCCTGCCAACTTCAGTTGCGCTTAGCCGATATGGATTAACCAAATACCCAATGATTCGATAGGAGCCGGGAGCATTTCCCCCCGCAGATCTAGTAATTGCACCAGCACCAGATACACGATCGCCAGCCCCACGGAAATCACCCCCGTCACGATCGCCACCACCTTTTCACGCCCCATCACGGTTACCCCTCAGCCTCTAACGTCAGACCAGTGTTTGTAAAGATTTGCAACTAATTATAGGATGCAAGTAGGGACATTGCTGGCACACTGGACGGAGTATCCTCTGGCGATATGATAACGACCCCCCTGGCTTCGACTTTGTTGTTAACCCTACTGATGGCGATCGGCCTGTTTTTTTTCATCCGGGCCTCGGTCAAGGATCGCACGGAATCTGAAACCTTGCTATCGACCCAACCAGAAGACGCCCTCCTTACCCAACTAGAGCAGTATTTCACGACACGGGCCTATCGTATTGTTCAACTAGACCCAGCAAAAAAGCAGGTCACCTTCAGCGGTGTCGTTGCCCCTAGCCTGGGGTTGGCAATCTTTTTGTCCTTGTTGGCGGCGATCGGGTTGCTTTGTCTGGCCCTAGTGATGTCGATGGCGCTGCCCCAAGTCGGTTCGCTGTGGTGGAGCTTAGTCCTATTGGCCCCGATCGCAGGCCAGTTCTATTGGCAAAAGGCCAAACGTTCAGAGCAGGTGCAGGTTCGGATAGAATCCTTAACCGCGCTCCCGACAGGTCAGCAAAGTGCAGTCACGATCGTGGCTCACCGGGACGAACTCATCACCCTCCGCAACACCTTACCTCTGCAACCCCATGCCAATTAATTCTGAACTCTCAATCCTGGGATCTCAAGCAGAGTAGAAGACAACAATAAACAAAGGGAGGCATCGTGTGATCCCTCCCCGTGGTTTTGATTATTCTTGAGTTTTTGGCGCAGGTGTTGCATTTGCTTGCGGTGCTGACGTTGGCGGGCCGAGCCACCACGCCCTTTGTGGTTACGCCCTTCCTGCCGGGGCGACTCCCACCGCTTCAATTGTCGAGCCATAAATTGTCCTCGTTAATCTGGCTTCTACGGTAATTGGTGTAACGGTCCCAGTGTTCAGACAGATCTAAGGGAGTGTCGGGTTTATCATCCCTAGTCTTGTTTTTCTGAGGTTTGTACTTGGCTAGGGTGAAGTCGAACGCATTGTTCAGGATGTCTAGCTCAATTGTACTAGCGGTCAACTCTGCTTTTTTCCGATTGATCGCGTTGTCATCCAATCCTAGCGTTAGGTATTTATGCTTGCCACCATACAGCGATCGCGGTAACCGAAGTCGTAACTTTCCCTGAACTGCTTCTACACCGACAGATCCTTTCTTAGCGCGGGATTGGGTAGCAGTCGCTTTACTCACCATGGAACGATCCTCCATAGCCAAAATCATAGGCAGAATCGTCAATCGAGCGACTACAGGATAGCGTTAAGTTAAGAATTCTCAGCTTGTCCTAAAGCTGTATCCTTTATGTAGTAAGCATTTTAGAGCATTTTAGAGCTTATGGGCGGGGCGAGGCTCGAACTCGCATGACCGAAGTCGCTACATTTTGAGTGTAGTGCGTCTACCAATTCCGCCACCCGCCCTTGGGGTAAGCTTTCCTATTATACCGAATCTTGTCCGCTTGGATCAGGGATATCCCCAACTGCTCTCGACTACCTGACTGTGTTAGACTGCACGGTTGGCTCAGGAGGCCAATCATAGCAAGGCCCTCGATCTTGGAATCAGGCAAGCCCTGCACATTCCGCAACTATTTCGAGATGACCTACGAGCCGACATTCTGGCTGAATTTGACTCCTCGCTCCGACGCACCAACCTTGCCCTGCCCAGAGCTAACCTGGCTTTAGAGCCACTGACAGTTCTGAAAAACAGTATCGAGCGCCGATTGCCCTACGTTAGCCTAACCAGTGAAGCCGCCTGCCGAGAAATCCTCATTGCCCCACTTGTCCTTACGTTAATTGATTACACCCAGGCAGGCACACTTGCGTATTGAGTATCCCATCAACCTCAGGCAATCTCCACTACCAGTTCCGCCACCCCCTCTTAGGAGTCGCGTTTCCCGGTTGCCGTAGCCGGTCTCCCTGAATCAAACTGTGATAGGCCGGACTATTGGCCCAGCGATCAATCTCGCGCGCGCGCAAAACCGGAACCGGATGGGTGAGGGAGGTAGTATGGGCTTGCCGCAAGGCTTCACCGATCGGCGTTTGGGTTGCCGCGTCATAGGCCCGTGCCTGAGCCAGGAAGGCATCCACATTCAGTTGGTTCGCCAGACTCGGAGACCCGCCGGTCAGTTTCATCAGCAGGGAAATAATGATTTTGGGATCACGAGTCACCAGCAGGGCGGCGCGATCGCAGGTCAATTCCGCACAGCGTAGCCATTCCATAATTTGAGCTTGCAGGTTTTGGGCGATCGCCCCCCCCAGACTCGGCAACTGGCCAGCAGCCAAAATCATCAAGTTAGCCAGGGTCAGATAAACCCCATGATCACACTTAAGATGTCCTAGTTCGTGGGCCATGACCGCCTGGATTTCGTCAGGATTGAGCAATTCCAGGAGGGAAGTATGGATGACCATAAACGGCTGCTTCCCCCGCATGGCGAAGGTATAGGCATTGGGCACCGGATTTTGGCGCACGTAAAGCTGGGGCGGTTCCAACTCCAGGATGCGACAGGCGTCCAACAATAGCTGGTATAAATCGGGCAACTGCTGTTCGCCGACCAAAATCCCCGACGCGATATTGTCCAGATAGAGGAACTGCTCCGCCATTGGCCCTAAAAAGCTACGAATGACCAGATCCAGCCCCGGCAACTGTTTAAGCGCATTGGTTGCTTCTAAATCCAGAGGATGGCGAAATTGGTTCGCGCTCAAGCCGATTAAGGGGGATTTGACAGAAGACATAGGCAAGTGGGAAACAAGACGCCAAGGGAACCCATATTTATATGTACTGTACTCCATTCCCCAGAAGACTGTCCGACCCGCTGGTTGCAACTGGTAGTGAGGATGACTGCCGGTTAAAGTTGCGTTGTATGTCTATCCATGTCGGATTATTGCATTTCAGTAATCTTTACCAGACCTTTATTTTTGCTCATTAGCGTAGAAATAGTAGATTCACTCGCATACTAACCTCCCTTTCAACCAATACCCCTCTCACGTGATCTTTCCGTGCTGAATTGCTTTTTTTCAAAACCGAGGTAAAAGACATTATGACCTGCTGCCCTTGCTGTTCAAGTTTGATGCTCCGTCGTGTCCGACAGGGGAAAGTGTACTGGTTCTGTCGAACCTGTTGGCAGGAAATGCCTGTACTGACGGTTGAGGGGCAACCCCCTAACTCAACCGTACCTGCTCCCGCACGCCATGCCGTGACACTTAATTCAGTCAAAGAGGGTGATTTGCAACACTTTTTCAATCGCATTGAGAAAAGCAGCTTAACTCGGAAACAACTAGCTCTAGCGCTTTAGAAATCACCTATGTTGAGCGTTGTCCTAACACAGATAGGCAAGCTAACGCTAAAGGGGGATAGGGGATTCCTCTATCCCCAAATTTTTTGGCTCTCCTGAGTTTAGGGTGGGAGCGCTACAGGTCACTACCCTAAACTCAATGTTTCCAATCTTGTGGGCTCTTCTGAGTTTATGGTGGGGGCGCTACGCGCCCCCACCATAAACTCAGCATTTGCGATCGTTTATTTGTAGCTGCTGATACTGCTTACCCCAAAATCCCACAAGAACCATCTTGTGCTGGTAGTTCCTTATGGTCAATCCAAATAAGAACGATACAGTTTTTCACTCCCCTATCACGCTCTGGGAGAGGGGCTGGGGGTGAGGGGGCTGTTTCAGCCTAAATGGCAATGACTATGGCAATGACTATAGTCTGTGGGCAGGCGCCTGTCCTAGTTTCGCCTCCATGCTGCGCAAGTTTCTTTATCTGCCATGTAAGTGGCTGAGTGCAAGCTGGGCCTCGCGGCGCAAATTGGCAGCGATACGAAACAATTCTTGACCTGTGTGTAGGTGCTGATCGTTGTAGTTGAAGGGAAAGGCTTCTAATTCATCAAGGCCATCACCCAGACGATCGAGACAATAGTACAAATGAACGGCAACACCAGCGGCATGTTTGGGATTGGGACACGATCGAAATTGGCGTTGCGCAACCTGCCAATCCCCTCGACAGGATTCCAAATAGCCTTGAAACGCCAGCATTAGATCATCGTCAAAGGGATCAGCCGCTAATTCATCAATTTGGGTACGCAGGGAGGTCAAGATACCCTCAACCAGGCGATCGACGGGACCATACACCTGCTGGAGCCAATCTTGTAGGTATTGAGCACTGGCCTGGTTTTGCTGGCGTTGTTGCTGATGCTGCCGTTGGGCAGTCGCTGTGCGCTGGGATTGGCTCGCCCAAGCTGACCCGTCGCTGGGTTCTGTCCCGTTGGAGTTTCCCAAGCTCTGAAGTTGCCGATCGTAGATCGATCGCTGACGGGGATTGCTTAACACTTCATAAGCCGCATTCACCTGGGTCAGACGGACTGGGTCTGCGGTTTCCCGATTATTATCCGGATGAATACGCCGGACTAATTGACGATAGGCTTGCTTGATCTCTGCCTGAGTCGCGGTGGGGGCGATCGCTAAGACCTCGTAATGGGTTGGGGCTACCATAGCACGACAGATTAGATGTAATACATCAAATTACGTTGGCGTCTGGCATCCCGTTGGGTGGCTAAATCCTGCAAGGTATAGCGCTGGAAAACCGAATCCACCGCCGATTGGGCCTCTTGCCAAACCTCATGAATAATTGTACCCTCAACCGTCTGGCTGGCCTGCTTGGTATCGGCTGCCTGGGAGTCCAGTCCCTCAATACAATTGATCACATCCAGTAGGCTAATTTGCCAAGGATCCCGGGCTAAGGTGTAGCCCCCCTTCGCCCCCCGCTGCGATCGCACAAACCCACCCCGGCGCAGGGTCGCTAGCAATTGCTCTAGATAGCGATCGGGAATGTGCTGTTGGGCAGCAATCTGGCGGATTTGCAGGGGTTCCCCACTCTGATAAGTCCTCGCCAACTCCAACAGCGCCAAGAGCGCGTATTCACTTTTACAAGACAGTTCCACGGCCTGTTCTATCAATGTGCCCCTATCAGTATATCCCGGTTCTCCACTGGGGTATGCAGGTTTAAGATTTATGCCATGAAAAAACCTCCCTCAGGGGTCAGGGAGGTTGCGAATTGAACTCAAAACTAGACACAATCGCTAGCTCTGGTTGGGGTTTAGAACTGGAAGGTGGTGCGCAGCGTGCCCACCCAAACCGTATCGTTGTTACTGTTGTGATTGGGGTTAGTAATCACATAAACACCCGGCGTGATGGCAATAAAGTCATTCACCTGGAACTTGTAGAAGCCCTCAATGTGCAGCGAGGTATCTTCATCTTCAAAGCGGCTACGATCGTTATAGCTGACCTTCGGCGGCATCCCAATCACCAGACCACCCAGGTTCCCTTCCTTACCCAGATCAGGGAAAGCTAGTACGGCTGCCCAAGTCCAGAGATCAGCGTTGCGGCTAGCCCCTGACTGATTGTGGGCATCCCCAAAACCAACCCAGCCGCCAAAGGCAAACTTCGGCGAAATCCGCCAGTTCAGCATACCGTTGTAGGTATTCATCGACGTTGCGCTGCGGCCAAAGGGAGCATTGGCATTCCAACTACCCGTCAGCGCAGACAAACCTGGCAGATCCCCACCGGGGTAGTAGGAGTGGGTGTAGGCAAAGCCCAATTCCAAACTCTCGCTGGGGGCAAACATTAACTGGCCCACAATGGTGTTGTCACCGTTGAACAGGCCGTTCTTATCGGCGGGATTACCCGCATCGCTCGCCAGGTAAGCTGCTGTCAAAGCAACCTTGCGATCTTTACCAAACCAGAAGTTAACCCCAGCCCCCGCATTGGACCCGGTACCGGCACGGTAAACAAACGGGTTGCGATCGGCGAACCGGGAAATCGCATTGATGCCATCCCCATAGATTGGGTTGAACGTGGTCGGCGAGATATCGTCAAAGTCCAAGCCAGCCGTACCAATGGTCACCTGGACGCGATCGCCCATCGGGAACTTGTAGTACAACTGGCCAAGCTGAATGTCGTTGCCATTATCGTAGGCATAGCTCAGCGTTGCCATTGGCGTCCCCGTTGCCCGGAGGAAATCATTGGTATTCCCTGCATCAAGCCGGGTCCACAACAGATCTTCCCCTGTAAAGGTGGTGGCTAAACCTAAACGCAGACGGTTGCTGAAGACAGTATTGTCGTTTACACTGCGACGATTCAGGTCATTGCTTTCAAAACCAAAATCAGCCGCTTGGTCCAAGGGTGGATAAGCTTTTCCATCCCCAAACGCATTACTGAGACCGAAGATGGCTTCCCCCCGTAGCTTGGTGGTGGTGGAGAATTGGGTTGCTTCCAATTGGGCAGTCCGCGCTTCCAAGTTGTCAACCCGACCGCGCAGGGTAGCCAGTTCAGCGGCAAACTCTTCTTGCAGTTTTTGCAGGACCGCCAGATCTTCCTTAGTAGCCAAGTCAGCGGTAGCAGCCGCAATCAATTCATTGACCCGATCCATACAGGCGTTCAGACCAGCGGCAAATTCATACCGGGTGAGCGCTCGCTGACCGCGATAGGTGCCATCGGGATAACCCACAATACAGCCATACTTTTCAACCAGGGACTGCAACGCTTGGAAAGCCCAGTCAGTCGGTTTAACATCCGATAATTGGGTAACCGAGGTAACCTGGCCAATACCTTGCCGGCCCTGACCTTCGCGGCTGTAGGTCCGAACTTGGTCAAGGGTTGAGGTGTCCAGTTGGGCAACCGGCTCAACTCTGGGCTGGGCAACCACAGTATCTGTAGACAGGGTGGGTAAGGCTTGGGCTACTTCCAGAGGAGCAGCCGTTTCAACCGTCGGAACCAGGATTGTCCCTTCGGTAGGAGTTTCGTTGGCCAAGGCCGTCGTCGACAGTGCCAGGCTAGCACCGAGAAGAGCAGGGGCCGCCAGCAGCGAATTTCTTAAAAACTTGGACGTCATCATTTCGTTTCCTCACACCTTAACCGAGACAGCTCCGAGGAAGATACCTATTGAGTATATAACTCCTCTGAGAATCCTGCACCCATCTTAGCCGATTTTTCCCAAAATCTGACATCTGTTTTACAGTAAAGTACTACCGGGACAGCTAGCAGAGGGCTAACCTGAGGGCTTGGCCTGCAGGAACAATAAGCCTTGCTACCACGCAAGAACACGCCTACTGTATGCCAATTACTGGTAATTGCTAACTCTCCAAATACTAGGGCCGCCAGGGCTACTGCAATGCTCGTGCTGCCATGCGTTTGTGTATAGATAGCGCTGCCAGATTCAGGCGATATCAAGATAAAAATGAGTAAACTATTGGAGTACCTTGACGATCGCTTTAGCTTTGTTGAGAAAATTCAAGCTGAGCGACAACAGGCCCAATGTTGGCGATCGCTGCGGGTTCTGGGTCCACCACCGAGTTTAAAGAGGGGGAGTTTCAGGGCTGGGGCTGGGGTCCCCAAGGGGGGCGGTTATGTTGAACCGGTTGATGCAACAGCGTCTTCGCCGGCCAAGCGGTGGTTGTTGAATTTCAGTAGCAATGATTATCTCGGTTTAGCGACCCATCCGGCTCTGATTGCGGCGGCCCAGGACTATGCCCAACGCTATGGTGTCGGGGCAACGGCTTCGCGTCTGGTTACGGGGAATTATGACATTCATGAAGCGTTGGAACAGGCATTAGCCCAAGCCTGTGGCCGGGAGGCGGCCTTGCTTTTTAGTTCTGGCTTCCAGGCTAATGCAACGATCGTGCCTGCTCTGCTGACCCGGCATTCCTTGATTTTGGTCGATCGCCTGAGCCACCACAGTGTGTTACACGGGGCGATCGCCAGCCAGGCGCGGCTCAAACGCTATCGTCACAATGATCTTAATCATCTGGAAAGCTTACTCCAACAGGCGGCCCAACAGTCCTACGATCGCGTTCTAATTGTCACAGAAAGTGTCTTTAGTATGGATGGGGATCGCTCAGATCTGGATGGGTTGGTTCAAGTGGCTGATCGCTATGGTGCGCTTCTTTATATCGATGAGGCCCATGCCTGGGGGATACTCGGACCGGGGGGGATGGGATTAGCGAGGCAGCAACCGCGGGTGGATCTGGTGTTAGGAACTTTTGGCAAAGCCTGGGGCAGCTTTGGGGCGTTTGTGGCCTGCTCCCAAGCCCTGCGGGATTATCTTATTAATATGTGTCCTGGGTTTATCTATACAACCGCCCTGCCCCCGCCGATCGTTGGCAGTTTGCACGCAGCCCTCAATCT
This DNA window, taken from Trichothermofontia sichuanensis B231, encodes the following:
- a CDS encoding RrF2 family transcriptional regulator, translated to MELSCKSEYALLALLELARTYQSGEPLQIRQIAAQQHIPDRYLEQLLATLRRGGFVRSQRGAKGGYTLARDPWQISLLDVINCIEGLDSQAADTKQASQTVEGTIIHEVWQEAQSAVDSVFQRYTLQDLATQRDARRQRNLMYYI
- a CDS encoding iron uptake porin → MMTSKFLRNSLLAAPALLGASLALSTTALANETPTEGTILVPTVETAAPLEVAQALPTLSTDTVVAQPRVEPVAQLDTSTLDQVRTYSREGQGRQGIGQVTSVTQLSDVKPTDWAFQALQSLVEKYGCIVGYPDGTYRGQRALTRYEFAAGLNACMDRVNELIAAATADLATKEDLAVLQKLQEEFAAELATLRGRVDNLEARTAQLEATQFSTTTKLRGEAIFGLSNAFGDGKAYPPLDQAADFGFESNDLNRRSVNDNTVFSNRLRLGLATTFTGEDLLWTRLDAGNTNDFLRATGTPMATLSYAYDNGNDIQLGQLYYKFPMGDRVQVTIGTAGLDFDDISPTTFNPIYGDGINAISRFADRNPFVYRAGTGSNAGAGVNFWFGKDRKVALTAAYLASDAGNPADKNGLFNGDNTIVGQLMFAPSESLELGFAYTHSYYPGGDLPGLSALTGSWNANAPFGRSATSMNTYNGMLNWRISPKFAFGGWVGFGDAHNQSGASRNADLWTWAAVLAFPDLGKEGNLGGLVIGMPPKVSYNDRSRFEDEDTSLHIEGFYKFQVNDFIAITPGVYVITNPNHNSNNDTVWVGTLRTTFQF
- a CDS encoding M48 family metallopeptidase, which gives rise to MSSVKSPLIGLSANQFRHPLDLEATNALKQLPGLDLVIRSFLGPMAEQFLYLDNIASGILVGEQQLPDLYQLLLDACRILELEPPQLYVRQNPVPNAYTFAMRGKQPFMVIHTSLLELLNPDEIQAVMAHELGHLKCDHGVYLTLANLMILAAGQLPSLGGAIAQNLQAQIMEWLRCAELTCDRAALLVTRDPKIIISLLMKLTGGSPSLANQLNVDAFLAQARAYDAATQTPIGEALRQAHTTSLTHPVPVLRAREIDRWANSPAYHSLIQGDRLRQPGNATPKRGWRNW
- the ureA gene encoding urease subunit gamma, whose translation is MQLTPQEKDKLLIFTAGLLAERRKARGLKLNYPEAVAYLSAAILEGAREGRSVAELMSYGTTLLTKDDVMDGIAEMLPEVQVEATFPDGTKLVTVHNPIR
- a CDS encoding cofactor assembly of complex C subunit B yields the protein MITTPLASTLLLTLLMAIGLFFFIRASVKDRTESETLLSTQPEDALLTQLEQYFTTRAYRIVQLDPAKKQVTFSGVVAPSLGLAIFLSLLAAIGLLCLALVMSMALPQVGSLWWSLVLLAPIAGQFYWQKAKRSEQVQVRIESLTALPTGQQSAVTIVAHRDELITLRNTLPLQPHAN
- a CDS encoding Arm DNA-binding domain-containing protein — protein: MVSKATATQSRAKKGSVGVEAVQGKLRLRLPRSLYGGKHKYLTLGLDDNAINRKKAELTASTIELDILNNAFDFTLAKYKPQKNKTRDDKPDTPLDLSEHWDRYTNYRRSQINEDNLWLDN
- a CDS encoding GNAT family N-acetyltransferase, with translation MLRKPPHPDYRFTWVNRMAEIPQSAWDALAIPLPTPFLEWQWLNNLETSGSATARTGWLPNHLTVWRDRTLVAAAPLYLKGHSYGEFVFDHQWADLAYRLGIQYYPKLLGMTPFTPAIGYRFLIAPSEDEAELTALMLNEIDHFCDRNQISSCNFLFVDPDWQPFAEQAGCLPWLHYSYIWQNQGYETFDDYLHSFNANQRRNIKRERKAVAQAGLQIKTLLGEQISHALFPKIYHFYSNTCDKFMWGSKYLTRHFFEQLYPNYRDRVLLVVASEETDPHHVIGMSFCITKGDRLYGRYWGSDREIDCLHFDACYYTPIDWAISNGIQLFDPGAGGQHKKRRGFLATPNYSLHRFYHNRMQQILKAYIHEINGMEQQEIDAINRDLPFRQVPDS
- a CDS encoding J domain-containing protein, giving the protein MVAPTHYEVLAIAPTATQAEIKQAYRQLVRRIHPDNNRETADPVRLTQVNAAYEVLSNPRQRSIYDRQLQSLGNSNGTEPSDGSAWASQSQRTATAQRQHQQQRQQNQASAQYLQDWLQQVYGPVDRLVEGILTSLRTQIDELAADPFDDDLMLAFQGYLESCRGDWQVAQRQFRSCPNPKHAAGVAVHLYYCLDRLGDGLDELEAFPFNYNDQHLHTGQELFRIAANLRREAQLALSHLHGR
- a CDS encoding single-stranded-DNA-specific exonuclease RecJ, producing the protein MSTLPPAVPPLRLPRQRWQLAPAQPERRDTLATATGLPPLLAQVLLNRGILTPAEAIGFLEPDAVSLPSPLTEFPDLALSLDLLATAIAQKQLIAICGDYDADGMTSTALLLRAFKAFNANVHFDIPSRMAEGYGLNERIVEDFYQLGVQIILTVDNGIAAHAPIALARELGLTVIVTDHHDLPPELPQAHAILNPKLLPATSPYRGLAGVGVAYVLALELAKKLQKKRQLEVPLLELFTLGTIADLAPLTGVNRCWVKQGLKLLPNSQLVGIQALINQSGIHINTNGSEHDYLNGNDQGDTVNNNRRANPHPHQNSASLKPEDIGFRLGPRINAVGRIGEPPIVIELLTTDDPEIAAARAAECEAINQRRKDLCAQYEAEAIAWVETQDLGRLYQQERVLVVVRPGWHHGVIGIVASRLVERYGVPVFIGTYEGENDEMVRGSARSIPEFHVFEALEFCKDLTEKHGGHQAAGGFSLKASHLPAFRQRLQTFACQCLQPEHLKPLIAIDAQANFADLTVDLATQIDRLHPCGIDNPEPLFWTPNVQVLEQRLVGQGQNHLQLTLAQVATDTTTPDRQLPGLVPLKAIAWRWGDFFPLPKQVDIAYRIGLNYWNNQTTVKLELIGVRLPNSVPKTTSTSMHSPANPLLSMSTDTPTDAPVDFYYRDRHYRCRIIKQDTGQELRIRNQQGHVLSIIKGQKIGYLTTSSHDCQEVDVSQPFFFHLIKAAKQALQMKNRL